In the Sediminibacter sp. Hel_I_10 genome, one interval contains:
- a CDS encoding trehalose synthase has translation MTKKEKINTALQPPYNFSDRWEDLLENKEFIKVFLSDILENYIIKQRWYGGKASKLKYIELSEYFRIQQHDEMYYGLILEVNFTEAFYQHYFLPIAFVSDENFAQDDRILPISIQDQEGYIIDAINLEAFRRVVFERILTAVPKDKTRVRYHKSDVFKDCQYESSRYMGMEQSNTSIVYNEKYVLKFFRRIYADRNPDYEMSRFLSDKKDFKNTPAYLGSIQIKDLENVNITIGLMQEMVENDGDAWEYMLTEFHKVFCNLEYKDIDISSLPKTEDFGKLDIINVPPQIIDWVGLNVFTKIQKLALRTAEMHIALGSEFEDTAFTPTHFNGDYTVWLKNRLLYQFQNRLNTIENSLHKLDGLALELANEFLEKKNTIRKRFVDFDWTKLKGERIRVHGDYHLGQVLVKGDDFYILDFEGEPESTIRDRKVKQPPLKDVAGMFRSFHYAIYATIFNNTESYKHTQEELFEAGEILYQYLKGVFLGVYTIKIQEANLNIGYEQERIFLLKYAMLEKAVYELGYELNSRPRWAVIPLKGISNIINN, from the coding sequence ATGACAAAGAAGGAAAAAATAAATACCGCTTTACAGCCACCTTATAATTTTAGCGATAGGTGGGAAGACCTTCTAGAAAATAAGGAGTTTATTAAGGTGTTTCTTTCCGATATTTTAGAAAATTATATCATTAAGCAACGTTGGTATGGAGGCAAAGCCAGTAAGCTAAAATACATTGAATTGTCTGAATATTTCAGGATCCAACAGCATGATGAAATGTATTATGGTTTGATACTGGAGGTCAATTTTACAGAAGCCTTTTATCAACATTACTTTTTACCTATTGCTTTTGTTTCAGATGAAAACTTTGCACAGGACGATAGGATTTTACCAATCAGTATTCAAGATCAAGAGGGTTATATTATTGATGCCATTAACCTAGAAGCTTTTAGACGTGTGGTTTTTGAACGTATTCTTACCGCAGTCCCAAAAGATAAGACGCGCGTAAGATATCATAAGAGCGATGTTTTTAAAGATTGCCAGTATGAATCGTCAAGATATATGGGGATGGAGCAGAGCAATACCTCTATTGTCTATAACGAAAAATATGTGCTCAAATTCTTCAGACGTATTTATGCCGATAGAAATCCAGATTATGAGATGAGTCGGTTTTTATCAGATAAAAAAGATTTTAAAAATACCCCTGCCTACCTTGGGAGCATTCAAATTAAGGATTTAGAAAATGTAAACATCACCATTGGCCTAATGCAGGAAATGGTCGAGAATGACGGTGACGCTTGGGAATACATGTTAACTGAGTTTCACAAAGTGTTTTGTAATCTAGAATATAAAGACATCGATATTTCCAGTCTTCCCAAAACAGAAGATTTTGGAAAATTAGATATTATTAATGTACCTCCACAAATTATTGATTGGGTCGGCTTAAATGTGTTTACAAAAATTCAAAAGTTGGCGCTTCGTACGGCAGAAATGCACATTGCATTAGGGAGTGAGTTTGAAGATACAGCGTTTACACCCACTCATTTTAATGGGGATTATACCGTTTGGTTAAAGAACAGATTGCTCTACCAGTTTCAAAACCGGTTAAATACCATAGAAAATAGTCTTCATAAATTAGATGGCTTAGCTCTAGAATTGGCGAATGAGTTTCTTGAAAAGAAGAATACCATTAGGAAGCGATTTGTAGATTTTGATTGGACAAAATTAAAAGGTGAACGCATTCGTGTTCATGGTGATTATCACTTGGGGCAAGTTTTGGTTAAAGGTGATGATTTTTACATTTTGGATTTTGAAGGAGAACCAGAAAGTACTATTCGGGATCGTAAAGTGAAACAACCTCCATTAAAGGATGTTGCTGGAATGTTTAGATCGTTTCATTATGCCATTTATGCTACCATCTTTAATAATACAGAATCTTATAAACATACTCAAGAAGAATTATTTGAAGCTGGGGAAATTCTGTATCAATACCTAAAAGGTGTCTTTTTAGGAGTTTATACCATTAAAATACAAGAAGCCAATCTTAACATTGGATATGAACAAGAACGCATTTTTTTACTGAAATATGCCATGCTCGAAAAAGCCGTTTATGAACTAGGCTATGAGCTTAATTCTAGACCGAGATGGGCTGTAATTCCTTTAAAGGGCATTTCAAATATTATTAATAACTGA